A single Deinococcus budaensis DNA region contains:
- a CDS encoding helix-turn-helix transcriptional regulator, protein MTQDLLTTEQVAARLGIGAARVRQLVQAGYLKPEPYSPRVHLFQPAAVEAYQNAPKPKRGRPKKG, encoded by the coding sequence ATGACCCAAGACCTGCTGACCACTGAGCAGGTAGCGGCCCGCCTGGGTATAGGGGCCGCGCGAGTTCGGCAACTCGTCCAGGCGGGTTACCTCAAGCCCGAGCCGTACAGTCCCCGGGTGCATCTGTTCCAGCCCGCCGCCGTCGAGGCTTATCAAAACGCGCCCAAGCCTAAGCGTGGACGCCCCAAAAAAGGCTAA
- a CDS encoding DNA cytosine methyltransferase has protein sequence MAFSSVELFVGAGGLAQGLARAEFHPRLVAEWNPQACQTIHENQARGFQLVRDWPVVEGDVRDLSFGHLEGVDLVSGGPPCQPFSMGGKHTAHTDTRDMFPQAVRAVREARPRVFIFENVKGLTRPTFRNYFEYIRLQLQYPELIAREGEDWAEHLARLEQHHLSGHREGLTYRVVTQVLQAADFGVPQKRERVFFVGFRRDLGIDWHFPLPTHSREQLLHDQHVTGVYWERHGLPRPRVMARGVRRPPPQVQGPLLLAAPTPQPWQTVRDALQDLPDPELEGQGRFEDHRFIPGARSYPGHTGSPFDEPSKTLKAGDHGVPGGENMLLKPDGSVRYFTVRESARLQTFDDDYVFSGAWGHVMRQLGNAVPVRLAEVVARSVAQALPPRPA, from the coding sequence ATGGCCTTCTCCTCGGTTGAATTGTTCGTCGGCGCTGGTGGCCTCGCGCAGGGCCTGGCGCGTGCCGAGTTTCACCCGCGCTTGGTGGCGGAGTGGAATCCCCAGGCTTGTCAGACGATCCATGAAAATCAGGCCCGGGGGTTCCAGCTCGTCCGGGACTGGCCGGTGGTCGAGGGCGACGTGCGCGACCTGAGCTTCGGTCACCTGGAAGGTGTGGACCTCGTATCAGGTGGGCCGCCCTGCCAGCCCTTCAGCATGGGCGGCAAGCACACGGCGCACACCGACACCCGCGATATGTTTCCGCAGGCCGTCCGGGCAGTGCGCGAGGCCCGGCCCCGGGTGTTCATTTTCGAGAACGTCAAGGGCCTGACGCGACCGACCTTCCGCAACTATTTCGAGTACATCCGCCTGCAACTCCAGTACCCCGAGCTGATCGCCCGCGAAGGGGAAGACTGGGCCGAGCACCTGGCGAGACTGGAGCAACACCACCTCAGCGGCCACCGGGAGGGCCTGACCTACCGCGTGGTGACTCAGGTGCTCCAGGCGGCCGACTTCGGGGTGCCTCAGAAGCGCGAGCGCGTGTTCTTCGTCGGGTTCCGGCGTGACCTGGGCATCGACTGGCATTTCCCCCTGCCCACGCACTCGCGGGAACAGCTTCTGCACGACCAGCACGTCACGGGCGTCTATTGGGAGCGGCACGGCTTGCCGAGGCCGCGAGTGATGGCGCGCGGCGTCCGTCGGCCCCCCCCGCAGGTTCAGGGGCCTCTGCTCCTGGCGGCTCCGACTCCCCAGCCCTGGCAAACGGTTCGGGACGCCTTGCAGGACCTGCCTGACCCCGAGTTGGAGGGGCAGGGACGTTTTGAGGACCACCGCTTCATCCCTGGCGCACGCTCCTACCCAGGGCACACGGGCAGCCCGTTCGACGAGCCGAGCAAGACCCTCAAAGCAGGGGACCACGGCGTGCCCGGCGGGGAAAACATGCTGCTCAAGCCTGACGGCTCGGTTCGTTATTTCACCGTCCGGGAGTCGGCCCGACTTCAAACCTTTGACGACGACTATGTGTTCAGCGGGGCGTGGGGACACGTCATGCGCCAGTTGGGCAACGCGGTTCCGGTCAGGCTTGCCGAGGTGGTGGCGCGGAGCGTAGCCCAGGCCCTCCCCCCCCGACCGGCGTAA
- a CDS encoding Eco29kI family restriction endonuclease, translating into MFETFPIPASIERDLLTFFQKQEAFPLAAVKSRPKKGTDEARYKAELSKHYGVYVLYYTGESALYRAISERNREELIKPIYVGKAVSPGSRTGGQQDTPAQEEGEIGKEEVSLAAAQAALDADAPASPSNNLFKRLNEHAGNIRKASTTLQVEDFQVRVIPMADALVQWAEATMIKRLKPIWNAEISGFGNHNPGKGRYEQARSIWDQLHPGRAWAERMANLATYDEARLREVIGRSLTVDLRPPEGK; encoded by the coding sequence GTGTTTGAAACCTTCCCCATTCCGGCCAGTATTGAGCGCGATCTCCTGACCTTCTTTCAGAAGCAGGAGGCCTTTCCGCTCGCGGCGGTCAAGTCGCGCCCCAAGAAAGGGACGGACGAGGCGAGGTACAAGGCGGAACTCTCGAAGCACTACGGCGTCTACGTCCTGTACTACACGGGAGAAAGCGCCCTCTACCGCGCCATTTCCGAGCGCAACCGGGAAGAGCTGATCAAGCCTATTTACGTCGGCAAGGCTGTCAGCCCCGGCAGCAGGACGGGCGGGCAACAGGACACACCCGCACAGGAGGAGGGCGAGATAGGCAAGGAGGAAGTCAGCCTCGCTGCTGCTCAGGCCGCCCTCGATGCCGACGCGCCCGCCTCACCCTCGAACAATCTCTTCAAACGGCTCAACGAACACGCGGGCAACATCCGCAAAGCCTCCACGACCCTCCAGGTCGAGGACTTCCAGGTGCGGGTCATTCCAATGGCCGACGCCCTGGTGCAGTGGGCGGAGGCCACCATGATCAAGCGTCTCAAGCCCATCTGGAATGCCGAGATTTCGGGGTTCGGCAACCATAATCCCGGCAAAGGTCGGTATGAACAGGCCCGCTCCATCTGGGACCAGCTCCACCCCGGCCGAGCCTGGGCCGAGCGCATGGCAAATCTGGCTACCTATGACGAGGCCCGGCTACGCGAAGTGATCGGACGTTCCCTGACTGTTGATCTGCGACCCCCAGAGGGGAAGTAA